A single genomic interval of Celeribacter indicus harbors:
- a CDS encoding enoyl-CoA hydratase-related protein, which produces MVENLAGRESPAQEAGRRTQAAPEVRPVETRRDGPVALLRLAAPAGNALSAGMRRALAGAVRAAEADPSVGAIVLAGEGGAFCTGFPEEEPVSAEADRELLALCDLIESCETPVIAALQGPTLGAGLALALAAHERVMGRSARLGAPEIGLGLVPGGGLTQRLPRLAGAEVALDLLLSGRSVAGVEAARIGLADALAQRPPVEEAIVRARERAAAAQPPRRSREETRGLRDGAGVLRAVAMRRAAEKGRQGPAAGLILDCVEAALMLPFEAGLAREAVAREDAAASPQAQALRHVALAERRAVRLPAGVSVAARAVETLGIVGTGSVALTLAQAALDHGMGVVLVASSADRLVVAERHLVTAYDRAVAQGQLAPEARDARLARFRASPQVDALRASGLVIEAAQSPVGERARVLARVEEFLPEETVLATVANRGFGALARDLAHPERFLGLHPAGADPASPVLELARPEGLSDAALAMAHAVVQRLGRLSVTLRARDGLIAERVQGAGWAAVDLLLLMGARPARIDAAMRGHGFAVGPCALMDAMGLDRLDTAVAELFAAEGRTGRAAGIGFYRYDGTEAVSDSEAVEVLDALRAQGRLAAQEIADREIVERIVLAQANAGARLVQSGTVARPLDIDVVMTRAMGFPRWRGGPMKAADLMGLFAAERRLSAFAPAAPDIWTPATIWHELVKNGENFDDLNAL; this is translated from the coding sequence ATGGTGGAGAACTTGGCCGGGCGGGAGTCGCCGGCGCAGGAGGCGGGGCGAAGGACGCAGGCGGCGCCGGAGGTGCGGCCGGTGGAGACGCGCCGCGACGGGCCGGTTGCCCTGCTGCGCCTCGCGGCCCCGGCGGGCAATGCGCTTTCGGCCGGGATGCGGCGGGCGCTGGCCGGGGCGGTCCGTGCGGCGGAGGCCGATCCGTCGGTGGGGGCGATCGTGCTCGCGGGCGAGGGCGGTGCCTTTTGCACGGGTTTCCCGGAGGAGGAGCCGGTGTCCGCGGAGGCGGACCGGGAGCTCCTGGCGCTTTGCGATCTCATCGAAAGCTGTGAGACGCCGGTGATTGCGGCGTTGCAGGGGCCGACGCTCGGCGCGGGGCTCGCGCTGGCCCTTGCCGCGCACGAGCGGGTGATGGGGCGGTCGGCCCGGCTCGGCGCGCCGGAGATCGGTCTTGGCCTCGTGCCCGGCGGCGGGCTGACGCAGCGCCTGCCGCGGCTGGCCGGGGCGGAGGTGGCGCTCGATCTGCTGCTGAGCGGGCGCTCGGTCGCGGGGGTCGAGGCGGCGCGGATCGGGCTTGCGGATGCGCTCGCGCAGCGCCCGCCGGTGGAAGAAGCCATCGTCCGGGCGCGGGAGCGCGCCGCCGCCGCCCAGCCGCCGCGCCGCAGCCGGGAGGAGACCCGCGGGCTGCGGGACGGGGCGGGGGTGCTGCGTGCCGTCGCGATGCGCCGCGCCGCGGAGAAGGGGCGGCAGGGGCCGGCCGCCGGGCTGATCCTGGACTGCGTCGAGGCGGCACTGATGCTGCCGTTCGAGGCGGGGCTCGCGCGGGAGGCGGTCGCGCGGGAGGATGCGGCGGCGAGCCCGCAGGCGCAGGCGCTGCGCCATGTCGCCCTGGCCGAGCGCCGTGCGGTGCGGCTGCCTGCCGGGGTGAGCGTGGCGGCGCGCGCGGTGGAGACACTCGGCATCGTCGGGACGGGATCCGTCGCCCTGACGCTGGCGCAGGCGGCGCTCGATCACGGGATGGGGGTGGTGCTGGTCGCCTCCTCCGCGGACCGGCTGGTGGTCGCGGAACGGCATCTCGTCACCGCCTATGACCGCGCCGTGGCGCAGGGCCAGCTCGCCCCGGAGGCACGCGACGCGCGGCTGGCGCGGTTCCGGGCGAGCCCCCAGGTCGATGCGCTGCGCGCGTCCGGGCTGGTGATCGAGGCGGCGCAGAGCCCGGTGGGCGAGCGGGCGCGGGTGCTGGCGCGGGTCGAGGAATTCCTGCCCGAGGAGACGGTGCTCGCCACCGTCGCCAATCGCGGCTTCGGCGCGCTCGCGCGCGACCTGGCGCATCCCGAGCGTTTTCTCGGCCTGCATCCGGCGGGCGCGGATCCCGCGAGCCCGGTCCTGGAACTCGCGCGGCCGGAGGGGCTGAGCGATGCGGCGCTGGCGATGGCCCATGCCGTCGTGCAGCGGCTGGGCCGGCTGTCGGTGACGCTGCGCGCGCGGGACGGGCTGATCGCGGAGCGGGTGCAGGGTGCGGGATGGGCGGCGGTGGACCTGCTGCTCCTGATGGGGGCACGGCCGGCACGGATCGACGCGGCCATGCGCGGCCACGGTTTCGCGGTCGGGCCCTGCGCGCTCATGGATGCGATGGGGCTCGACCGGCTCGACACCGCGGTGGCGGAGCTTTTCGCCGCGGAGGGCCGGACGGGCAGGGCCGCCGGGATCGGATTTTACCGCTATGACGGGACGGAGGCGGTGTCGGATTCGGAGGCGGTGGAGGTGCTCGACGCGCTGCGGGCGCAGGGCCGGCTTGCCGCGCAGGAGATTGCCGACCGCGAGATCGTGGAGCGAATCGTGCTCGCGCAGGCGAATGCGGGGGCGCGGCTGGTGCAATCGGGGACAGTGGCGCGCCCGCTCGACATCGACGTGGTGATGACGCGCGCCATGGGCTTTCCCCGCTGGCGGGGCGGACCGATGAAAGCCGCCGACCTCATGGGGCTTTTCGCGGCCGAGCGGCGCCTGTCGGCCTTCGCGCCGGCCGCGCCGGACATCTGGACCCCTGCGACAATTTGGCATGAGCTCGTCAAGAACGGCGAGAATTTCGACGATCTGAACGCGCTGTGA
- a CDS encoding TraR/DksA family transcriptional regulator → MMDLEKRRSQLVARRVELAARLREIDAELDAHQSKDWSELATEREADEVLEVMGASGQAELELIAAALRRIDSGEYGYCAVCGEGISEKRLDVLPYTPLCKECAAARG, encoded by the coding sequence ATGATGGATCTTGAAAAACGCCGGAGCCAGCTTGTCGCGCGTCGGGTGGAACTCGCCGCGCGGTTGAGGGAGATCGACGCCGAGCTGGATGCGCACCAGTCGAAGGACTGGTCGGAGCTCGCCACCGAGCGGGAGGCCGACGAGGTGCTCGAGGTCATGGGCGCGTCCGGACAGGCGGAACTGGAGCTGATCGCCGCCGCGCTCCGGCGGATCGACAGCGGCGAGTACGGCTATTGCGCCGTCTGCGGCGAGGGCATCAGCGAAAAGCGCCTCGACGTGCTGCCCTACACGCCGCTTTGCAAGGAATGCGCCGCCGCGCGCGGGTAG
- a CDS encoding FliM/FliN family flagellar motor switch protein: MSDAELISAIRRKAGVGRPPPEVEPMSPAKALRLACAKAAEEVLGLVLQVTQVLEEKTALSRLPGTIPDFALLALLEGPRNACGLCVLDRNAVAAVVEQQTTGKVLRLAPEDRPPTATDAVMCSGVIDAMLAGFEGEVQHLPSPPDVAGFRFAAQLREPRSIAMAFDDVAYRLWRVTVSLGRGVREGEILFVFPCAPPVPPPAPGMQSDFTRDFQAAVMRAEARIDTVLHRLRMPLSEAMALAEGELLPLPREALSRVELRADGRFLSRARLGQLSGKRAVRLVDGPPQDARGQKEAAAGFELPAPGALPGLSGGRGAGGARPPLADLPPEELLSGDLAVSPDGMAAAMEGALRGAGEPAPGKVSAGVPTPPPG, translated from the coding sequence ATGTCCGACGCCGAACTCATCTCCGCCATCCGCCGCAAGGCCGGGGTCGGACGCCCCCCGCCGGAGGTGGAGCCGATGTCGCCGGCGAAGGCGCTGCGCCTGGCCTGCGCGAAGGCCGCGGAGGAGGTGCTCGGCCTCGTGCTCCAGGTGACGCAGGTTCTGGAGGAGAAGACCGCGCTCTCGCGCCTGCCGGGCACGATCCCCGATTTCGCACTCCTCGCCCTGCTCGAGGGGCCACGGAACGCCTGCGGGCTCTGCGTGCTCGACCGGAACGCCGTCGCCGCGGTGGTGGAGCAGCAGACGACGGGCAAGGTGCTCCGCCTCGCGCCGGAGGACCGCCCGCCGACCGCCACGGACGCGGTGATGTGCTCCGGTGTGATCGACGCGATGCTCGCGGGGTTCGAGGGGGAGGTGCAGCATCTTCCGAGCCCGCCGGATGTCGCGGGCTTCCGCTTTGCCGCGCAACTGCGCGAGCCCCGCTCGATCGCCATGGCCTTCGACGACGTGGCCTATCGGCTCTGGCGGGTGACGGTCTCGCTCGGGCGCGGCGTGCGGGAGGGGGAGATCCTCTTCGTCTTTCCCTGCGCCCCTCCGGTCCCGCCGCCGGCACCGGGGATGCAGAGCGATTTCACCCGCGATTTCCAGGCCGCGGTGATGCGTGCGGAGGCGCGGATCGACACGGTGCTGCACCGCCTGCGGATGCCGCTGTCCGAGGCGATGGCGCTTGCCGAGGGCGAGCTCCTGCCGCTGCCGCGGGAGGCGCTGTCGCGGGTCGAGCTGCGGGCGGATGGGCGGTTCCTGTCCCGCGCCCGGCTCGGACAGCTGTCGGGCAAGCGCGCGGTGCGCCTTGTCGACGGGCCGCCGCAGGACGCGCGCGGACAGAAGGAGGCGGCGGCGGGTTTCGAGCTTCCGGCGCCGGGCGCCCTTCCCGGCCTGTCGGGCGGGCGCGGCGCGGGCGGAGCGCGTCCGCCGCTGGCGGATCTGCCGCCGGAGGAGCTGCTGTCGGGGGATCTGGCGGTCTCCCCGGACGGCATGGCGGCGGCGATGGAGGGCGCCCTTCGCGGAGCCGGAGAGCCGGCGCCGGGGAAGGTTTCCGCCGGGGTGCCGACGCCGCCGCCCGGATAG
- a CDS encoding ATP-binding protein: MIGFNLLVLSCLGYATLLFVVAFWAEKRAEAGRLGWLRSPLVYTLSLSIYCTAWTFYGAVGYAVRSGLEFATIYLGPTLVMIGWWWILRKLVRIGRTQRITSVADLISSRYGKSTTLGVLVTLLAVIGTTPYIALQLQSVALSFAVFGLNDPSGAVFPDLDKTALWVAAGLALFTALFGTRNLDANERHHGVVTAIALEAVVKFVALVAIGLFVIFDLTDGFGDLLARIDASPVSQRPIDGTRWVALTMLSGAALLTLPRMFQVIVVENSDESHLFTAGWAFPLYLLGMSLFVIPIAVIGLEVLPDGSNPDMFVLTLPLQFDHRELATLSFLGGFSSSTSMVIVAAIALSTMVSNHIVMPIWLSSRKGGPTVPGDVRRVVLTARRLSIFGMLALGYLYFHFSGGSEALASIGMISFTGVAQVLPAMIGGIFWRGATRLGAIFGVVLGFLVWTYTMFLPSFGAAAGFTGALLADGPFGLALLRPQALFGVDGVDPVVHAVSWSLAINTGAFLLGSLLSFPRPLERLQGAQFVNVFEHSGSTRGWSHGFAEAEDLLVMAQRILGPVEAQDLFQAEAEAQGKGGYLPDATPEFIERLERELAGSVGAATAHAMLGQIAGGVLVSVEDLMAVADETAQIMEYSNQLEQKSEELSRTARQLREANEKLTQLSIQKDAFLSQISHELRTPMTSIRAFSEILRDGAREGDLGAEDLARFSGIIHDEAQRLTRLLDDLLDLSVLESGSVSLNWTRTNLHDVIERAVHATREGRDGPPLAIRRHEISEHVGIETDPDRLAQVFINLIANARKYCDAPRPELRIVARRLGEDRVQIDLVDNGSGIPKDKQAVIFEKFSRLTDHAKAGGAGLGLAICREIMANLGGSISYLPGQGGAAFRLDLPRRRARAEGAGRRARA; this comes from the coding sequence ATGATCGGTTTCAACCTGCTCGTCCTGTCCTGCCTCGGCTATGCGACCCTGCTCTTCGTCGTCGCCTTCTGGGCGGAGAAGCGGGCAGAGGCGGGGCGGCTCGGCTGGCTGCGCTCGCCGCTGGTCTACACGCTGTCGCTGTCGATCTACTGCACGGCCTGGACCTTCTACGGCGCGGTCGGCTATGCGGTGCGCTCCGGGCTCGAATTCGCGACGATCTACCTCGGCCCCACGCTCGTGATGATCGGCTGGTGGTGGATCCTGCGCAAGCTCGTGCGGATCGGCCGGACGCAGCGCATCACCTCGGTCGCCGACCTCATTTCCTCGCGCTATGGAAAGTCCACCACGCTCGGCGTGCTGGTGACGCTGCTCGCGGTGATCGGCACGACGCCCTATATCGCGCTCCAGCTCCAGTCCGTCGCCCTGTCCTTTGCCGTCTTCGGGCTCAACGATCCCTCGGGGGCGGTCTTTCCCGACCTCGACAAGACCGCGCTCTGGGTCGCGGCGGGGCTCGCGCTCTTCACCGCGCTGTTCGGCACGCGCAACCTCGATGCGAACGAACGCCATCACGGCGTCGTCACCGCCATCGCGCTCGAGGCGGTGGTGAAATTCGTGGCCCTGGTGGCGATCGGCCTCTTCGTGATCTTCGACCTGACCGACGGCTTCGGCGACCTGCTCGCGCGGATCGACGCCTCGCCGGTGTCGCAGCGCCCGATCGACGGGACGCGCTGGGTCGCGCTCACCATGCTCTCGGGCGCGGCGCTGCTGACGCTGCCGCGGATGTTCCAGGTGATCGTGGTGGAGAATTCCGACGAAAGCCACCTGTTCACCGCGGGCTGGGCCTTTCCGCTCTACCTCCTCGGCATGTCGCTTTTCGTGATCCCGATCGCGGTGATCGGCCTCGAGGTGCTGCCCGACGGCTCCAACCCCGACATGTTCGTGCTCACGCTGCCGCTGCAATTCGACCACCGCGAGCTCGCGACGCTCTCCTTCCTGGGCGGCTTCTCCTCCTCGACCTCCATGGTCATCGTCGCGGCGATCGCCCTGTCGACCATGGTGTCGAACCACATCGTCATGCCGATCTGGCTGTCCTCGCGCAAGGGCGGGCCGACGGTGCCGGGCGACGTGCGGCGCGTGGTGCTGACCGCGCGGCGGCTGTCGATCTTCGGCATGCTGGCGCTCGGCTATCTCTATTTCCACTTCTCCGGCGGCTCGGAGGCGCTCGCCTCCATCGGCATGATCTCCTTCACCGGGGTGGCGCAGGTGCTTCCGGCGATGATCGGCGGCATCTTCTGGCGCGGGGCGACGCGGCTGGGGGCGATCTTCGGCGTGGTGCTCGGCTTCCTCGTCTGGACCTACACGATGTTCCTGCCCTCCTTCGGGGCGGCGGCGGGATTCACCGGGGCGCTGCTCGCCGACGGCCCCTTCGGCCTTGCGCTGCTCCGGCCGCAGGCGCTGTTCGGCGTGGACGGGGTCGATCCGGTGGTGCATGCGGTCTCCTGGTCGCTCGCGATCAACACGGGCGCCTTCCTGCTCGGGTCGCTCCTGTCCTTTCCGCGTCCGCTGGAACGGTTGCAGGGGGCGCAGTTCGTGAATGTCTTCGAACATTCCGGGTCGACGCGCGGCTGGTCGCACGGCTTCGCGGAGGCGGAGGACCTGCTGGTGATGGCGCAGCGCATCCTCGGTCCCGTGGAGGCGCAGGACCTGTTCCAGGCGGAGGCGGAGGCGCAGGGGAAGGGCGGCTACCTGCCCGATGCGACGCCCGAATTCATCGAGCGGCTCGAACGTGAACTCGCGGGCTCGGTCGGGGCGGCGACGGCGCATGCGATGCTCGGGCAGATCGCCGGCGGCGTGCTCGTCTCCGTCGAGGACCTGATGGCGGTAGCCGACGAGACCGCGCAGATCATGGAATACTCCAACCAGCTCGAACAGAAGTCCGAGGAGCTGAGCCGGACCGCGCGGCAGCTGCGCGAGGCCAACGAGAAGCTCACCCAGCTCTCGATCCAGAAGGACGCCTTCCTCAGCCAGATCAGCCACGAGCTGCGCACGCCGATGACCTCGATCCGCGCCTTCTCCGAGATCCTGCGGGACGGCGCGCGCGAGGGCGATCTCGGGGCGGAGGATCTCGCGCGGTTCTCCGGCATCATCCATGACGAGGCGCAGCGGCTGACCCGACTGCTCGACGACCTGCTCGACCTGTCCGTCCTGGAAAGCGGCTCGGTCAGCCTCAACTGGACGCGCACCAACCTGCATGACGTGATCGAGCGGGCGGTGCATGCGACGCGGGAGGGGCGCGACGGCCCGCCGCTCGCGATCCGGCGCCACGAGATCTCCGAACATGTCGGGATCGAGACGGACCCCGACCGGCTGGCGCAGGTCTTCATCAACCTCATCGCGAATGCCCGCAAGTATTGCGACGCGCCGCGCCCGGAACTGCGGATCGTCGCGCGCCGGCTGGGCGAGGACCGGGTTCAGATCGACCTCGTCGACAACGGTTCGGGCATTCCGAAGGACAAGCAGGCGGTGATCTTCGAGAAGTTCTCCCGCCTCACCGATCACGCCAAGGCGGGCGGCGCCGGGCTCGGGCTCGCGATCTGCCGGGAGATCATGGCCAATCTCGGCGGGTCGATCTCCTACCTGCCGGGGCAGGGCGGCGCGGCTTTCCGCCTCGACCTGCCGCGGCGTCGTGCGCGGGCGGAGGGCGCCGGACGCCGCGCGCGGGCCTGA
- a CDS encoding response regulator transcription factor — translation MGKRVLLIEDEPNIIEAIRFILSRDGWVVETHSDGASAVEAVGRKKPDVIILDVMLPNRSGFDILRELRAMEEHAGLPVMMLTARGQKKDREMAEAAGVSAFMTKPFSNAEMLEAVRGLAGGDG, via the coding sequence ATGGGCAAGCGCGTGCTGCTGATCGAGGACGAGCCGAACATCATCGAAGCGATCCGCTTCATCCTGTCGCGCGACGGCTGGGTGGTGGAGACGCATTCGGACGGCGCCTCGGCGGTGGAGGCGGTCGGACGCAAGAAACCCGATGTGATCATCCTCGACGTGATGCTGCCCAACAGGTCCGGCTTCGACATCCTGCGCGAATTGCGTGCGATGGAGGAACATGCCGGGCTGCCGGTGATGATGCTGACCGCGCGCGGCCAGAAGAAGGACCGGGAGATGGCCGAGGCGGCGGGCGTGTCGGCCTTCATGACCAAGCCCTTCTCCAATGCCGAGATGCTCGAGGCGGTGCGCGGCCTCGCGGGCGGCGATGGCTGA
- a CDS encoding SAM-dependent methyltransferase, protein MNTFLRSFLEKIIRTGQLTVIGSAGDRVELGDGTGQPLVVRFNSPAAERATVTDPALKLGECYMEGEIDMVEGSIYDVIMLVYTNTGRNPMPAVWMKLFEKMRISARRLHQLNTPLKSRGNVQRHYDLSADLYRMFLDPDMQYSCAYFPTPETPLAEAQLLKKRHIAAKLRLGEGMDVLDIGCGWGGMGLYLAKVAGARVEGVTLSDEQLAVAARRVEREGLSDRVDFRIEDYRAITRSYDRIVSVGMFEHVGINHYDRFFRKSAEMLRPEGTMLLHTIGRTEPPGATNPFVRKYIFPGGYIPALSELMASVEKSGLIVTDVEILRLHYAETLKAWRESFMERREEAKALYDEAFCRMWEFYLAGSEASFREGMMVVFQLQIAHRNDAVPVTRDYIAEAEAQLARAETERGIPGPAWPEDWTGEGGRRQPPVAVQSGTEAGAETPAAGRIPAAPEPVELERHG, encoded by the coding sequence ATGAATACATTTCTGCGATCCTTTCTCGAAAAGATCATAAGGACGGGACAGCTGACGGTGATCGGCAGTGCGGGCGACAGGGTCGAACTCGGCGACGGGACCGGGCAGCCGCTCGTCGTGCGCTTCAATTCCCCGGCGGCGGAGCGGGCCACCGTGACCGATCCGGCGCTCAAGCTCGGGGAATGCTACATGGAGGGCGAGATCGACATGGTCGAGGGGTCGATCTACGACGTGATCATGCTCGTCTACACCAACACCGGGCGCAATCCGATGCCCGCCGTCTGGATGAAGCTCTTCGAGAAGATGCGCATTTCCGCGCGCCGGCTGCATCAGCTCAACACGCCGCTGAAGTCGCGCGGCAACGTGCAGCGCCATTACGATCTGTCGGCGGATCTCTACCGCATGTTCCTCGATCCCGACATGCAATATTCCTGCGCCTATTTCCCGACGCCGGAGACGCCGCTCGCGGAGGCGCAATTGCTGAAGAAGCGTCACATCGCGGCGAAGCTGCGGCTCGGGGAGGGGATGGACGTGCTCGACATCGGCTGCGGCTGGGGCGGCATGGGGCTCTATCTCGCGAAGGTGGCGGGCGCGCGCGTGGAGGGGGTGACGCTGTCGGACGAACAGCTCGCGGTGGCCGCGCGGCGCGTCGAGCGCGAGGGGCTGTCCGACCGGGTGGATTTCCGCATCGAGGATTATCGCGCGATCACCCGAAGCTATGACCGGATCGTTTCCGTCGGGATGTTCGAGCATGTGGGCATCAACCATTACGACCGCTTCTTCCGGAAGAGCGCGGAGATGCTGCGCCCGGAGGGCACGATGCTGCTGCACACGATCGGGCGGACGGAGCCGCCGGGGGCGACCAACCCCTTCGTGCGCAAGTATATCTTCCCCGGCGGCTATATCCCGGCGCTGTCGGAGCTCATGGCCTCGGTGGAGAAATCGGGGCTCATCGTGACCGATGTGGAGATCCTGCGCCTGCATTACGCGGAGACGCTGAAGGCCTGGCGCGAGAGCTTCATGGAGCGGCGCGAGGAGGCGAAGGCGCTCTATGACGAGGCCTTCTGCCGGATGTGGGAATTCTACCTCGCGGGCAGCGAGGCGTCGTTCCGGGAGGGCATGATGGTGGTGTTCCAGCTCCAGATCGCGCACCGCAACGACGCGGTGCCGGTGACGCGCGACTATATCGCGGAGGCCGAGGCGCAGCTCGCCCGCGCGGAGACGGAGCGCGGCATTCCGGGGCCGGCCTGGCCGGAGGACTGGACCGGGGAGGGCGGCCGCCGACAGCCGCCGGTGGCGGTGCAGTCGGGGACGGAGGCAGGGGCGGAGACGCCGGCCGCCGGACGGATCCCGGCCGCGCCGGAACCGGTGGAGCTCGAGCGGCACGGCTAG
- a CDS encoding helix-turn-helix transcriptional regulator produces MTRSALTGTRIRERRTLRGIRQADLAKRVGISPAYLNLIEHNRRRIGGKLLVDLARELEVEPSALSEGADAPLLEGLQEAASNPPFAMAAGRREGKAAPPPEAARAEEFAGRFPGWAALVVGQRDRITALERRVEALNDRLAHDPFLSDALHEVLSTVTAIRSTAGILNGMGEIDPDWQARFHRNLYEDSQRLAEGAQALVSYLDNVGKSDETLSSPLDELEAWLAARDFALPELERGQIPDLREEEGLRSPAALALAQSWLLRARAEAERMPLPMVEEVLAAQGPDPAALAQATGADLPAAMRRLASLPPGEGRVPTGLAICDGSGALTFRKPLDGFAPPRFGAACPLWPLYQALLRPMVPIRRVVEQPGEPARRYLAYAICQPQRPARFDGPEVVEATMLFLPAERLALSVRDDEVQGVGTSCRVCARAACPARREPSMVTDLPGES; encoded by the coding sequence ATGACACGATCCGCGCTCACCGGCACGCGCATCCGCGAGAGGCGCACGCTGCGGGGGATCCGGCAGGCCGATCTCGCGAAGCGGGTCGGGATCTCGCCGGCCTATCTCAACCTCATCGAGCACAACCGGCGCAGGATCGGCGGCAAGCTGCTCGTGGATCTGGCGCGGGAGCTGGAGGTCGAGCCCTCGGCGCTGAGCGAGGGGGCGGATGCGCCGCTGCTCGAGGGGTTGCAGGAGGCGGCCTCCAACCCGCCTTTCGCCATGGCGGCCGGACGGCGGGAGGGCAAGGCCGCACCGCCGCCGGAGGCCGCGCGGGCGGAGGAATTCGCGGGCCGTTTCCCCGGCTGGGCCGCGCTCGTGGTCGGACAGCGCGACCGGATCACCGCGCTCGAACGGCGGGTGGAGGCGCTCAACGACCGGCTGGCCCATGATCCGTTCCTGTCGGACGCGCTGCATGAGGTGCTGTCCACAGTGACGGCGATCCGTTCCACGGCGGGAATCCTGAACGGGATGGGGGAGATCGACCCGGACTGGCAGGCGCGGTTCCACCGCAATCTCTACGAGGACAGCCAGCGGCTCGCGGAGGGGGCGCAGGCGCTGGTGAGCTATCTCGACAACGTGGGCAAGAGCGACGAGACGCTGTCCTCGCCGCTCGACGAGCTCGAGGCCTGGCTGGCGGCGCGGGATTTCGCGCTTCCCGAACTCGAACGCGGCCAGATCCCGGATTTGCGGGAGGAGGAGGGGTTGCGCTCCCCCGCGGCGCTGGCGCTGGCGCAGTCCTGGCTGCTGCGGGCGCGGGCGGAGGCGGAGCGGATGCCGCTGCCGATGGTGGAGGAGGTGCTGGCGGCGCAGGGGCCCGATCCGGCGGCGCTGGCGCAGGCGACGGGGGCGGACCTGCCGGCGGCGATGCGGCGGCTGGCGAGCCTGCCGCCGGGGGAGGGCCGTGTGCCGACGGGGCTCGCGATCTGCGACGGCTCCGGCGCGCTCACCTTCCGCAAGCCGCTCGACGGCTTCGCGCCGCCGCGCTTCGGGGCTGCCTGTCCGCTCTGGCCGCTCTATCAGGCGCTGCTGCGGCCGATGGTGCCGATCCGGCGGGTGGTCGAGCAGCCGGGCGAGCCGGCGCGGCGCTATCTCGCCTATGCGATCTGCCAGCCGCAGCGGCCGGCGCGGTTCGACGGGCCGGAAGTGGTCGAGGCGACGATGCTTTTCCTGCCCGCGGAGCGGCTCGCGCTTTCGGTGCGCGACGACGAGGTCCAGGGGGTGGGGACGAGTTGCCGGGTCTGCGCCCGCGCGGCCTGTCCGGCGCGGCGCGAGCCCTCGATGGTGACGGATCTGCCGGGCGAAAGCTGA